One window of Diabrotica undecimpunctata isolate CICGRU chromosome 8, icDiaUnde3, whole genome shotgun sequence genomic DNA carries:
- the LOC140448719 gene encoding uncharacterized protein — protein sequence MDPFSGKIPKKLNLCNFNITIAPTPVYFDEITKTGVYATLTKTIQTQLNLKINIINVHDYIERLTKYDSYDLFIYDMVTYNIDAGFNGALYSRRIPNYECEYTRTVSRDYVYLISPPRRIIEPNMIFVFPYNVYPPLGAVFILSVVIWKILLKIKLKDAIFSMYRLFIMMETEMRNVASLKSTVFLAFLLWFVYHMCTFHQTKLSSALTSPQLTPKIKNLNQFLKSNFILKCDPYVIYALKPRGEEIFREVEKRSLVITNMMIELEQFLKDPTYGFAAITIYLRLVKNLKYAEVMIDDPLAITAANLVLKKNHPLYTRIDRLIQNILEAGLMDKWINDFSAENTKLEYKFYQSINRKLSLANLQSCFFFLIAGLALSFCVFIGELFARYASLENIFEKVFLFYI from the exons ATGGATCCATTTAGTGGGAAGATTccaaaaaaactaaatttgtGTAACTTTAACATAACAATTGCCCCTACACCTGTGTACTTtgatgaaataacaaaaaccgGCGTTTATGCTACTCTAACAAAAACTATTCAGACACAgcttaacttaaaaatcaacattaTTAACGTTCATGATTACATTGAACGACTAACGAAATATGACAGCTACGATTTGTTTATCTACGATATGGTAACATATAATATAGATGCTGGATTTAATGGAGCTCTATATTCAAGGAGAATCCCAAATTATGAGTGTGAATATACTAGAACTGTGAGCAGAGACTATGTGTACCTTATATCACCACCACGAAGAATAATTGAACCTAATATGATCTTTGTATTTCCATACAATGTATATCCCCCTCTTGGGGCCGTATTTATACTGTCGGTTGTAATATGGAAGATACtgttgaaaataaaactaaaagatgCTATATTTTCAATGTACAGATTGTTTATTATGATGGAAACAGAAATGCGTAATGTAGCTAGTTTGAAATCAACGGTATTTCTGGCTTTTCTATTGTGGTTTGTATACCACATGTGTACTTTCCATCAAACCAAATTAAGCTCAGCATTAACCAGCCCACAATTGACACCAAAGATTAAAAATCTTAATCAGTTTCTGAAATCAAATTTTATTCTAAAATGTGATCCATATGTAATATACGCATTAAAACCCAGGGGCGAAGAAATATTTCGAGAAGTTGAAAAACGGAGTTTGGTAATAACTAACATGATGATCGAATTGGAACAGTTTCTAAAGGACCCAACATATGGATTTGCTGCTATAACCATATATTTAAGATTagtgaaaaatttaaaatatgccGAAGTCATGATTGATGATCCG ttGGCTATTACAGCTGCCAATTTAGTACTCAAGAAGAATCATCCTCTTTATACAAGAATTGATCGattaattcaaaatatacttGAGGCTGGTTTGATGGATAAATGGATCAACGATTTTTCAGCGGAGAATACGAAACTGGAGTACAAATTCTATCAGTCCATAAACCGCAAGCTATCACTAGCAAATCTTCAAAgctgctttttctttttaattgctGGTTTGGCTTTATCTTTTTGTGTATTTATAGGAGAATTATTTGCACGATATGCATCACTTGAAAATATTTTCgagaaagtatttttattttatatttaa
- the LOC140448314 gene encoding queuosine 5'-phosphate N-glycosylase/hydrolase, which yields MVLNPRESAKLIASKAQMVKINDSGIEKLGNILVEEIESGKLSPSNFSQTDVHPKPTDKHAIDWIFVVDTLNFCFWHHKFEEGWVVNGLTGYFALCGAINRAVKQGIDILNPKFYSTVTKEKLAEILKSDNKVEIPLFDERLKCLHEVGNVLLEKFDGTFENVVKKANHSAKTLLNLVVENFQCFKDEADYNGQRVSLYKRAQILVGDIWACFENKDLGYFEDIEEMTAFADYRVPQTLLWFGALEYQEDLQAYLDDNVIFKNGDDEEIEIRGCTIHAVELLKEYVAKKVSSNKTINSILIDHFLWDFRRKHAKEIEEKGLPFHKTFSIYY from the exons aTGGTTTTAAACCCAAGAGAATCAGCTAAATTAATAGCTTCTAAAGCACAAATGGTTAAGATAAACGACTCTGGCATAGAGAAGCTTGGTAACATTTTAGTGGAAGAGATTGAATCTGGAAAATTGTCTCCAAGTAATTTTAGTCAAACAGATGTTCATCCCAAACCGACTGATAAACATGCTATTGATTGGATATTTGTTGTGGATACATTGAATTTTTGTTTTTGGCACCATAAATTTGAAGAGGGCTGGGTTGTAAATGGTTTAACAGGTTATTTTGCCCTATGTGGTGCTATAAATCGAGCCGTTAAGCAGGGG ATAGATATATTGAATCCAAAATTTTATTCTACCGTTACTAAGGAAAAGTTGGCAGAAATTCTCAAAAGTGACAATAAAGTGGAAATCCCGCTGTTTGATGAGAGATTAAAATGTTTACATGAAGTTGGGAATGTGCTTCTCGAAAAATTTGATGGAACATTTGAAAATGTCGTAAAGAAAGCCAATCACAGTGCCAAGACTTTGCTAAATTTAGTAGTTGAAAACTTTCAGTGTTTCAAAGATGAAGCAGATTATAATGGGCAGAGAGTATCATTATATAAACGAGCTCAGATTTTAGTTGGGGATATATGGGCTTGTTTTGAGAATAAAG ATCTTGGTTACTTTGAAGATATAGAAGAAATGACAGCGTTTGCAGATTACCGTGTTCCACAAACATTGCTTTGGTTTGGGGCATTAGAATACCAGGAGGACCTACAAGCTTACTTGGATGACAATGTCATTTTTAAAAATGGAGATGATGAAGAAATCGAAATAAGAGGATGTACTATACATGCAGTGGAACTTCTAAAGGAATATGTGGCCAAGAAAGTCAGCAGCAATAAAACTATTAATTCCATTCTGATTGACCACTTTTTATGGGATTTCAGGAGGAAACATGCAAAAGAAATTGAAGAGAAGGGTTTACCATTCCATAAAACGTTTAGTATTTATTATTGA